The window GCTTGTTTTAGCATTTGCGGTATTTCATACTTCATGCAGAGCCATACGCCCTTGAGATTAGTGCTGATGATCCGATCCCAGCTTTCTTCTGGATAATCGGCCGTAGGTGCCGAATCTTCCCTAATGCCAGCATTATTGAACGCGAAGTCCAAGCGACCGTAGACCTCCACGACCTTGTTGATCAACGCCTCAACCTCTCTTGCCTGTGACACATCCGTTTTGATGAAGATGGCTTCACCCCCCGCTCTTTTGATGCGCCGCACTGTATCCTCACCAGCCTTCACCGCGACATCGGCGATGGCAACCTTTGCCCCCTCTTTAGCAAACGCCAGTGCTGTAACCCGACCAATCCCGGAGCTGCCCCCAGTTATTACAGCAGTCTTGCCTTCAAACCTCTTCATTACCCTACACCTCTCCTTCATCTTTTGAGGCCGTCCAATTTCGCCTCAGCTTCAAAGCTAGATCCGCCCCTTTTCGCCACCGAGATTCTCGATTGGCCTTACTGCTCATGGTCTACCGTCCATGGTTAACATTTCGGATCGACCTTCTGTCACACATTTGTTTTTTGCAGTGCCTTCGCTAGAAAGCAATTTCTCTACAATCCGGCGCGATGGTCAACTTCGCGCCGGTCAGAGCCTGAACCTCTTCAGGAGTCCACCCAGGCGCCACCTCCCTCAGCACAAGTCCTTCAGGTGTCACCTCAATAACAGCCAGATCGGTCACTATCAGAGAAACACAGCGCAGAGCTGTAAGTGGGTATGTGCATTTTTCTAGGATTCTGGGTTCACCCTTATCAGTCACATGCTCCATAGCTATGATAACCCTGGCTCTGCCGACTACCAAATCCATGGCTCCAC is drawn from Chloroflexota bacterium and contains these coding sequences:
- a CDS encoding SDR family oxidoreductase, producing the protein MKRFEGKTAVITGGSSGIGRVTALAFAKEGAKVAIADVAVKAGEDTVRRIKRAGGEAIFIKTDVSQAREVEALINKVVEVYGRLDFAFNNAGIREDSAPTADYPEESWDRIISTNLKGVWLCMKYEIPQMLKQAHGTIVNASSIAGVRGVATSGAYSAAKHGVIGVTESASLEYAKDGIRVNAVCPGVIDTPMEAADLADPQVKAALTPPIGRVGRPDEIAEVVLWLCSEAASFVTGQAIIIDGGATLPVFRM